In one window of Gadus chalcogrammus isolate NIFS_2021 chromosome 12, NIFS_Gcha_1.0, whole genome shotgun sequence DNA:
- the LOC130393455 gene encoding uncharacterized protein LOC130393455 — translation MLHRNMPTCNLLLSGAIHFTGCLATQTLRMLTLFGLQCISASSFFRHQRRYIIPVIVQAWQNDQAKNFSDLRAMDGGLVLAGDCRSDSPGHCAKYGSYSLIEDRVNKVVDVQLVQSSEVPNSSWCELEGLKRSVGLLRGNDLHLATLITDRHRQVAKWVREELIPEGTQHYFDVWHIAKSLGKALDAASKECDQLQLWRPAIVNHLYWTAASTPDGNPAVMEAKWRSLVNHIQDIHDHDTPAFSSCAHGPLDEDQRNKEWLDPGSLAAVKLENIMMRAALLKDVRQLSPQHQTFSLEAYHSLILASLSGAAL, via the exons ATGCTCCACAGGAACATGCCAACCTGCAACCTCCTGTTAAGTGGGGCCATTCATTTTACTGGATGTTTGGCCACACAGACACTAAGAATGTTGACCCTGTTTGGCCTGCAGTGCATCAGTGCGAGCAGTTTCTTTCGCCATCAGCGCCGCTACATCATCCCAGTAATCGTTCAGGCCTGGCAGAATGATCAAGCCAAGAATTTTAGTGACCTACGGGCAATGGATGGCGGGCTAGTTCTTGCTGGGGACTGCAG GTCAGATTCTCCTGGGCACTGCGCAAAGTATGGGTCATACTCTCTGATAGAGGACAGAGTGAACAAGGTGGtggatgttcagcttgttcag AGCTCAGAGGTCCCCAACAGCTCATGGTGTGAGCTTGAAGGGCTCAAGCGCAGTGTTGGCCTGCTGAGGGGAAACGACCTGCATTTGGCAACGCTGATCACGGACCGACATCGCCAG GTTGCCAAATgggtgagagaggagctgaTCCCTGAAGGGACACAGCATTATTTTGACGTGTGGCACATTGCAAAAA GTCTGGGGAAGGCATTGGATGCAGCATCCAAAGAGTGTGACCAACTACAGTTGTGGAGGCCAGCTATAGTGAATCACCTCTATTGGACTGCAGCCTCAACCCCAGATGGCAACCCAGCGGTCATGGAGGCCAAATGGAGAAGTTTAGTGAACCACATCCAGGACATCCATGACCATGACACCCCTGCCTTCTCCAGTTGTGCCCATGGCCCTCTAGACGAAGATCAGCGCAACAAAGAGTGGCTGGACCCAG GCTCATTGGCAGCAGTCAAGTTGGAGAACATAATGATGAGGGCTGCCTTGCTGAAAGATGTTCGTCAGCTGTCTCCACAGCACCAGACCTTCTCCCTTGAGGCTTACCACTCCCTCATCTTA gCTTCTCTTAGCGGCGCTGCATTATAA